The following coding sequences lie in one Panicum virgatum strain AP13 chromosome 6N, P.virgatum_v5, whole genome shotgun sequence genomic window:
- the LOC120680001 gene encoding uncharacterized protein LOC120680001 isoform X4 — protein sequence MPHSTFPRIRHFSSEKMKSMVLADSLGRPDDTNDSEFGKTQFRDGYALCYSWACDSFSADLGRLGTTLYGLWEVACSFSRAIGVHTKAAGPLFFAVAEFQSLGNWEQFNQALTIAAVLTSIFEPYTKGYFYNAGRSLELSWLGSDVDRMLKESILFVCSNWQNTCNSDVIETSSNNEADYIVETGTCRCHKRSRPATFHSNILMASNDSEKSQHLSTLFDIQHFSTSSSACDPRTGYDTFKRSMIVRIMSRFYISLSCLDRRACLRTRHTMNHLDSTNNSGIGHNWPVIYHCIPKHIEVTIGTFKSQLDGSPEIVMDMFDAIISRYNELCDSQHKVGSSARTRHLFESSFLGSILAGMFDVTSPLIRDQIVGTHITYKISSCSMMLFPCIIGHRWVSYAWCLQTNTIFIFDPICNETTVADMMPEHMYVTGELKKAIKIVMKELVTEWNYEWDSVAIDIIYYNISRISWTNKTGHIVAQFCLKFDGSVASLSSITDLSSAKYRLAN from the exons ATGCCTCACTCAACATTTCCTCGAATCAGGCATTTCTCATCCGAAAAAATGAAGTCTATGGTTCTAGCTGATAGCTTGGGCCGACCTGATGATACCAATGATTCTGAATTTGGAAAAACACAG TTTCGTGATGGCTATGCCTTGTGCTACTCATGGGCATGTGATTCATTCAGTGCTGATCTTGGTAGGTTGGGCACAACCTTATATGGTCTATGGGAGGTTGCCTGCTCCTTTTCACGTGCTATTGGTGTCCATACCAAG GCTGCTGGACCTTTGTTCTTTGCTGTTGCTGAGTTTCAGAGTTTGGGCAACTGGGAACAGTTTAATCAAGCATTAACTATTGCAGCTGTTCTAACATCCATATTTGAGCCATACACAAAAGGTTATTTCTACAATGCTGGGCGCAGTCTTGAACTCTCATGGCTAG GGTCTGATGTTGATCGTATGCTGAAGGAGTCAATACTATTTGTATGCTCAAATTGGCAGAACACTTGCAATTCGGATGTCATTGAAACATCCAGTAATAATGAAGCTGATTATATAGTCGAAACTGGCACTTGCAGATGTCATAAACGATCTAGGCCTGCAACATTCCACAGCAATATTCTCATGGCAAGCAATGACAGTGAAAAAAGTCAACATTTGTCAACTTTGTTCGATATACAACATTTCAGTACTTCCAGCTCAGCTTGTGATCCCAGGACAGGGTATGACACATTCAAACGTTCGATGATTGTCCGTATAATGTCACGATTCTACATATCACTAAGCTGTCTGGATAGGCGTGCCTGCTTGCGCACTCGCCACACTATGAACCATCTTGACAGTACTAATAATTCAGGCATTGGTCATAACTG GCCTGTCATATATCACTGTATCCCAAAGCATATTGAGGTCACAATTGGGACTTTCAAATCTCAGCTAGATGGAAGTCCAGAAATTGTTATGGACATGTTTGATGCAATTATTAGTCGGTACAACGAATTGTGCGACTCTCAACATAAAGTCGGTTCATCTGCACGAACGCGCCATTTGTTTGAATCCAGTTTTCTT GGGTCGATTCTGGCTGGGATGTTCGATGTCACTAGTCCATTGATTCGTGACCAGATAGTTGGCACCCACATAACATACAAGATTTCGTCATGCAGCATG ATGCTTTTCCCATGTATCATTGGCCATCGCTGGGTTTCATATGCATGGTGCCTTCAAACAAATACAATATTTATATTTGATCCAATCTGCAATGAAACTACTGTTGCTGATATGATGCCCGAACATATGTATGTTACTGGAGAGCTAAAGAAGGCTATCAAAATTGTCATGAAGGAATTGGTAACTGAATGGAATTATGAGTGGGATTCTGTTGCTATCGATATTATCTATTACAATATATCAAGAATTAGTTG GACTAACAAGACTGGACATATCGTGGCTCAATTTTGCTTGAAGTTTGATGGTTCAGTTGCATCGCTGTCAAGCATTACT GACTTATCCTCTGCAAAATACAGACTTGCTAACTGA
- the LOC120680001 gene encoding uncharacterized protein LOC120680001 isoform X1 produces MLVIDSAKRIKFNKVDIEHVFGIPCRGSSISDSGMPRKEIIGKVMGLYLGDGAKENRSIKAVQEVLERNYRGEMSENEQNAFKVAFVIFVMSTVLSPGSKYDYVSVDYWNALVDTCCIKDFDWSEYVLHKLFQAVAKLKTELKSSNKVTNITGCYIFLQVLYLDSLDLGVLNMPHSTFPRIRHFSSEKMKSMVLADSLGRPDDTNDSEFGKTQFRDGYALCYSWACDSFSADLGRLGTTLYGLWEVACSFSRAIGVHTKAAGPLFFAVAEFQSLGNWEQFNQALTIAAVLTSIFEPYTKGYFYNAGRSLELSWLGSDVDRMLKESILFVCSNWQNTCNSDVIETSSNNEADYIVETGTCRCHKRSRPATFHSNILMASNDSEKSQHLSTLFDIQHFSTSSSACDPRTGYDTFKRSMIVRIMSRFYISLSCLDRRACLRTRHTMNHLDSTNNSGIGHNWPVIYHCIPKHIEVTIGTFKSQLDGSPEIVMDMFDAIISRYNELCDSQHKVGSSARTRHLFESSFLGSILAGMFDVTSPLIRDQIVGTHITYKISSCSMMLFPCIIGHRWVSYAWCLQTNTIFIFDPICNETTVADMMPEHMYVTGELKKAIKIVMKELVTEWNYEWDSVAIDIIYYNISRISWTNKTGHIVAQFCLKFDGSVASLSSITDLSSAKYRLAN; encoded by the exons ATGCTTGTGATTGATTCAGCCAAGCGAATCAAATTTAATAAAGTTGACATTGAGCATGTATTTGGTATACCCTGCCGTGGAAGTAGCATATCTGATTCAGGCATGCCACGCAAAGAAATTATTGGCAAGGTCATGGGACTATACCTTGGAGATGGTGCTAAAGAAAATCGTAGTATAAAAGCTGTTCAAGAGGTACTTGAGAGGAATTATCGCGGTGAAATGTCAGAGAATGAACAAAACGCATTTAAGGTGGCATTTGTCATATTTGTTATGTCCACCGTCCTATCACCTGGATCAAAGTATGATTATGTGTCGGTTGACTATTGGAATGCTCTTGTAGACACTTGTTGCATTAAGGACTTTGACTGGTCTGAATACGTTCTCCACAAGCTATTCCAAGCTGTTGCTAAACTTAAAACTGAGCTCAAATCCAGTAACAAGGTTACAAATATCACGGGTTGCTACATTTTCCTGCAG GTACTGTATCTGGACAGTTTGGACTTGGGCGTACTAAATATGCCTCACTCAACATTTCCTCGAATCAGGCATTTCTCATCCGAAAAAATGAAGTCTATGGTTCTAGCTGATAGCTTGGGCCGACCTGATGATACCAATGATTCTGAATTTGGAAAAACACAG TTTCGTGATGGCTATGCCTTGTGCTACTCATGGGCATGTGATTCATTCAGTGCTGATCTTGGTAGGTTGGGCACAACCTTATATGGTCTATGGGAGGTTGCCTGCTCCTTTTCACGTGCTATTGGTGTCCATACCAAG GCTGCTGGACCTTTGTTCTTTGCTGTTGCTGAGTTTCAGAGTTTGGGCAACTGGGAACAGTTTAATCAAGCATTAACTATTGCAGCTGTTCTAACATCCATATTTGAGCCATACACAAAAGGTTATTTCTACAATGCTGGGCGCAGTCTTGAACTCTCATGGCTAG GGTCTGATGTTGATCGTATGCTGAAGGAGTCAATACTATTTGTATGCTCAAATTGGCAGAACACTTGCAATTCGGATGTCATTGAAACATCCAGTAATAATGAAGCTGATTATATAGTCGAAACTGGCACTTGCAGATGTCATAAACGATCTAGGCCTGCAACATTCCACAGCAATATTCTCATGGCAAGCAATGACAGTGAAAAAAGTCAACATTTGTCAACTTTGTTCGATATACAACATTTCAGTACTTCCAGCTCAGCTTGTGATCCCAGGACAGGGTATGACACATTCAAACGTTCGATGATTGTCCGTATAATGTCACGATTCTACATATCACTAAGCTGTCTGGATAGGCGTGCCTGCTTGCGCACTCGCCACACTATGAACCATCTTGACAGTACTAATAATTCAGGCATTGGTCATAACTG GCCTGTCATATATCACTGTATCCCAAAGCATATTGAGGTCACAATTGGGACTTTCAAATCTCAGCTAGATGGAAGTCCAGAAATTGTTATGGACATGTTTGATGCAATTATTAGTCGGTACAACGAATTGTGCGACTCTCAACATAAAGTCGGTTCATCTGCACGAACGCGCCATTTGTTTGAATCCAGTTTTCTT GGGTCGATTCTGGCTGGGATGTTCGATGTCACTAGTCCATTGATTCGTGACCAGATAGTTGGCACCCACATAACATACAAGATTTCGTCATGCAGCATG ATGCTTTTCCCATGTATCATTGGCCATCGCTGGGTTTCATATGCATGGTGCCTTCAAACAAATACAATATTTATATTTGATCCAATCTGCAATGAAACTACTGTTGCTGATATGATGCCCGAACATATGTATGTTACTGGAGAGCTAAAGAAGGCTATCAAAATTGTCATGAAGGAATTGGTAACTGAATGGAATTATGAGTGGGATTCTGTTGCTATCGATATTATCTATTACAATATATCAAGAATTAGTTG GACTAACAAGACTGGACATATCGTGGCTCAATTTTGCTTGAAGTTTGATGGTTCAGTTGCATCGCTGTCAAGCATTACT GACTTATCCTCTGCAAAATACAGACTTGCTAACTGA
- the LOC120680001 gene encoding uncharacterized protein LOC120680001 isoform X2 — protein sequence MLLCSPYRYAAGLIQQRGIWCWNNNQSRTAAMCGTRDTCCIKDFDWSEYVLHKLFQAVAKLKTELKSSNKVTNITGCYIFLQVLYLDSLDLGVLNMPHSTFPRIRHFSSEKMKSMVLADSLGRPDDTNDSEFGKTQFRDGYALCYSWACDSFSADLGRLGTTLYGLWEVACSFSRAIGVHTKAAGPLFFAVAEFQSLGNWEQFNQALTIAAVLTSIFEPYTKGYFYNAGRSLELSWLGSDVDRMLKESILFVCSNWQNTCNSDVIETSSNNEADYIVETGTCRCHKRSRPATFHSNILMASNDSEKSQHLSTLFDIQHFSTSSSACDPRTGYDTFKRSMIVRIMSRFYISLSCLDRRACLRTRHTMNHLDSTNNSGIGHNWPVIYHCIPKHIEVTIGTFKSQLDGSPEIVMDMFDAIISRYNELCDSQHKVGSSARTRHLFESSFLGSILAGMFDVTSPLIRDQIVGTHITYKISSCSMMLFPCIIGHRWVSYAWCLQTNTIFIFDPICNETTVADMMPEHMYVTGELKKAIKIVMKELVTEWNYEWDSVAIDIIYYNISRISWTNKTGHIVAQFCLKFDGSVASLSSITDLSSAKYRLAN from the exons ATGTTGCTCTGTTCTCCGTATCGGTATGCAGCAGGCCTCATCCAGCAACGGGGGATCTGGTGCTGGAACAACAACCAGAGCAGGACGGCAGCGATGTGCGGCACTAGAG ACACTTGTTGCATTAAGGACTTTGACTGGTCTGAATACGTTCTCCACAAGCTATTCCAAGCTGTTGCTAAACTTAAAACTGAGCTCAAATCCAGTAACAAGGTTACAAATATCACGGGTTGCTACATTTTCCTGCAG GTACTGTATCTGGACAGTTTGGACTTGGGCGTACTAAATATGCCTCACTCAACATTTCCTCGAATCAGGCATTTCTCATCCGAAAAAATGAAGTCTATGGTTCTAGCTGATAGCTTGGGCCGACCTGATGATACCAATGATTCTGAATTTGGAAAAACACAG TTTCGTGATGGCTATGCCTTGTGCTACTCATGGGCATGTGATTCATTCAGTGCTGATCTTGGTAGGTTGGGCACAACCTTATATGGTCTATGGGAGGTTGCCTGCTCCTTTTCACGTGCTATTGGTGTCCATACCAAG GCTGCTGGACCTTTGTTCTTTGCTGTTGCTGAGTTTCAGAGTTTGGGCAACTGGGAACAGTTTAATCAAGCATTAACTATTGCAGCTGTTCTAACATCCATATTTGAGCCATACACAAAAGGTTATTTCTACAATGCTGGGCGCAGTCTTGAACTCTCATGGCTAG GGTCTGATGTTGATCGTATGCTGAAGGAGTCAATACTATTTGTATGCTCAAATTGGCAGAACACTTGCAATTCGGATGTCATTGAAACATCCAGTAATAATGAAGCTGATTATATAGTCGAAACTGGCACTTGCAGATGTCATAAACGATCTAGGCCTGCAACATTCCACAGCAATATTCTCATGGCAAGCAATGACAGTGAAAAAAGTCAACATTTGTCAACTTTGTTCGATATACAACATTTCAGTACTTCCAGCTCAGCTTGTGATCCCAGGACAGGGTATGACACATTCAAACGTTCGATGATTGTCCGTATAATGTCACGATTCTACATATCACTAAGCTGTCTGGATAGGCGTGCCTGCTTGCGCACTCGCCACACTATGAACCATCTTGACAGTACTAATAATTCAGGCATTGGTCATAACTG GCCTGTCATATATCACTGTATCCCAAAGCATATTGAGGTCACAATTGGGACTTTCAAATCTCAGCTAGATGGAAGTCCAGAAATTGTTATGGACATGTTTGATGCAATTATTAGTCGGTACAACGAATTGTGCGACTCTCAACATAAAGTCGGTTCATCTGCACGAACGCGCCATTTGTTTGAATCCAGTTTTCTT GGGTCGATTCTGGCTGGGATGTTCGATGTCACTAGTCCATTGATTCGTGACCAGATAGTTGGCACCCACATAACATACAAGATTTCGTCATGCAGCATG ATGCTTTTCCCATGTATCATTGGCCATCGCTGGGTTTCATATGCATGGTGCCTTCAAACAAATACAATATTTATATTTGATCCAATCTGCAATGAAACTACTGTTGCTGATATGATGCCCGAACATATGTATGTTACTGGAGAGCTAAAGAAGGCTATCAAAATTGTCATGAAGGAATTGGTAACTGAATGGAATTATGAGTGGGATTCTGTTGCTATCGATATTATCTATTACAATATATCAAGAATTAGTTG GACTAACAAGACTGGACATATCGTGGCTCAATTTTGCTTGAAGTTTGATGGTTCAGTTGCATCGCTGTCAAGCATTACT GACTTATCCTCTGCAAAATACAGACTTGCTAACTGA
- the LOC120680001 gene encoding uncharacterized protein LOC120680001 isoform X3, producing MQQASSSNGGSGAGTTTRAGRQRCAALEVLYLDSLDLGVLNMPHSTFPRIRHFSSEKMKSMVLADSLGRPDDTNDSEFGKTQFRDGYALCYSWACDSFSADLGRLGTTLYGLWEVACSFSRAIGVHTKAAGPLFFAVAEFQSLGNWEQFNQALTIAAVLTSIFEPYTKGYFYNAGRSLELSWLGSDVDRMLKESILFVCSNWQNTCNSDVIETSSNNEADYIVETGTCRCHKRSRPATFHSNILMASNDSEKSQHLSTLFDIQHFSTSSSACDPRTGYDTFKRSMIVRIMSRFYISLSCLDRRACLRTRHTMNHLDSTNNSGIGHNWPVIYHCIPKHIEVTIGTFKSQLDGSPEIVMDMFDAIISRYNELCDSQHKVGSSARTRHLFESSFLGSILAGMFDVTSPLIRDQIVGTHITYKISSCSMMLFPCIIGHRWVSYAWCLQTNTIFIFDPICNETTVADMMPEHMYVTGELKKAIKIVMKELVTEWNYEWDSVAIDIIYYNISRISWTNKTGHIVAQFCLKFDGSVASLSSITDLSSAKYRLAN from the exons ATGCAGCAGGCCTCATCCAGCAACGGGGGATCTGGTGCTGGAACAACAACCAGAGCAGGACGGCAGCGATGTGCGGCACTAGAG GTACTGTATCTGGACAGTTTGGACTTGGGCGTACTAAATATGCCTCACTCAACATTTCCTCGAATCAGGCATTTCTCATCCGAAAAAATGAAGTCTATGGTTCTAGCTGATAGCTTGGGCCGACCTGATGATACCAATGATTCTGAATTTGGAAAAACACAG TTTCGTGATGGCTATGCCTTGTGCTACTCATGGGCATGTGATTCATTCAGTGCTGATCTTGGTAGGTTGGGCACAACCTTATATGGTCTATGGGAGGTTGCCTGCTCCTTTTCACGTGCTATTGGTGTCCATACCAAG GCTGCTGGACCTTTGTTCTTTGCTGTTGCTGAGTTTCAGAGTTTGGGCAACTGGGAACAGTTTAATCAAGCATTAACTATTGCAGCTGTTCTAACATCCATATTTGAGCCATACACAAAAGGTTATTTCTACAATGCTGGGCGCAGTCTTGAACTCTCATGGCTAG GGTCTGATGTTGATCGTATGCTGAAGGAGTCAATACTATTTGTATGCTCAAATTGGCAGAACACTTGCAATTCGGATGTCATTGAAACATCCAGTAATAATGAAGCTGATTATATAGTCGAAACTGGCACTTGCAGATGTCATAAACGATCTAGGCCTGCAACATTCCACAGCAATATTCTCATGGCAAGCAATGACAGTGAAAAAAGTCAACATTTGTCAACTTTGTTCGATATACAACATTTCAGTACTTCCAGCTCAGCTTGTGATCCCAGGACAGGGTATGACACATTCAAACGTTCGATGATTGTCCGTATAATGTCACGATTCTACATATCACTAAGCTGTCTGGATAGGCGTGCCTGCTTGCGCACTCGCCACACTATGAACCATCTTGACAGTACTAATAATTCAGGCATTGGTCATAACTG GCCTGTCATATATCACTGTATCCCAAAGCATATTGAGGTCACAATTGGGACTTTCAAATCTCAGCTAGATGGAAGTCCAGAAATTGTTATGGACATGTTTGATGCAATTATTAGTCGGTACAACGAATTGTGCGACTCTCAACATAAAGTCGGTTCATCTGCACGAACGCGCCATTTGTTTGAATCCAGTTTTCTT GGGTCGATTCTGGCTGGGATGTTCGATGTCACTAGTCCATTGATTCGTGACCAGATAGTTGGCACCCACATAACATACAAGATTTCGTCATGCAGCATG ATGCTTTTCCCATGTATCATTGGCCATCGCTGGGTTTCATATGCATGGTGCCTTCAAACAAATACAATATTTATATTTGATCCAATCTGCAATGAAACTACTGTTGCTGATATGATGCCCGAACATATGTATGTTACTGGAGAGCTAAAGAAGGCTATCAAAATTGTCATGAAGGAATTGGTAACTGAATGGAATTATGAGTGGGATTCTGTTGCTATCGATATTATCTATTACAATATATCAAGAATTAGTTG GACTAACAAGACTGGACATATCGTGGCTCAATTTTGCTTGAAGTTTGATGGTTCAGTTGCATCGCTGTCAAGCATTACT GACTTATCCTCTGCAAAATACAGACTTGCTAACTGA